The genomic stretch GCATTCTGTAAAGGGGAAAGAGAATGATGCTAAATTCTTATGAGACCAATTATAATCTTACAAGGACTGCATAGTTTGGAATCTCCCTCTTGTTAGAGAATAGATACTGTTTTTATATCTGTCTTTTTTATTTGGGAACCACTATATCTCCAGTTGACCTTATCTATGCGTCCTTCTATGGAGGATATTTTAGTGAATCACTTAAAAGAAAAGATTGCGATTATAACAGGAGCAAGTCGTCTAAAAGGCATTGGGGCTGCTATCTGTAGAGAGTTAGCCGAAACAGGATATCATATATTTTTTACTTATTGGACAGATTATGATAAAGAAATGCCTTGGGACTTTGAATTAGATGAACCAATGATATTAAAAGAAGAGCTTGGGCAAAAAGGGATTAGAGTGTCATGTATGGAGCTAGATTTATCACATCCTGATGCACCTGAAAAACTTTTAAATAGAGTTATTAAAGAACTTGGTCATCCACATATCTTAATTAATAATGCAGCATTCTCAACAAATACCGATTTTTCTACTTTAACTGCAGAAGAATTAGATAAACATTATATAGTAAATGTTCGTGCGACAACACTTCTAAGTATTCAATTTGCTCAACAGTTTAATAAGAACAGGGGAGGAAGAATCGTCAATCTTACTTCCGGTCAATTTCAAGGACCAATGCCTGGCGAATTAGCCTATGCAACAACAAAAGGTGCTGTTGATGCGTTAACTATTACGCTATCTGCAGAACTTGCCTCTTTGGGAATAACCGTCAATGCCATAAATCCAGGACCAACTGATACTGGGTGGATGACAGAACCGATTAAAAGTCAACTAAAACCATTGTTTCCTTTCGGTAGGATAGGTGAACCAAAAGATGTTGCAAAAACGATAAAGTTTCTAGTGAGTAATGAAGCGGATTGGATTACAGGTCAAATCATTCATTCAGAGGGTGGATTTAAAAGATAGGTGAACCAAAAAGTCACTTCTATTAGAGGAAATCGTATATTTTAGTTTTAAATTGTTTACCATACAAAATTTTCATCCCCCTATTCACCTTAAATATATGTAATAAAGTAGAAGGAAACCAAATCAATCATTTCGGATTTCAAGTTGAGACGCGCGAAGAAATTGAAGCCCATCAGTTGCGATTAAAGAAAGTCAGATTTTTCGCTCGAGGAGAAATGGATACAACATGTTGCTATACTGTTCAAGATAACTTTTTCGTAACAGATTTTGATGGTAACAAGCGGGAGTTGTTCTATACTAAATTAGGGCCTCCGTAAAGGTGAAAAATAATAAAACCCGATCTTCAAATTGTTTCTATTTCTAACACAGTTTACTAAAAAAGACAGAGCTTCCTTGGTGTGGAAGCTCTGTCTTACTTTATAATATCTAATTTCTTAGTGCACGTAACAAAGAATATCGGCAGTGAAAAGGATAGGATAACCAAGAGGTTTGTTCCTATAACAATCGTTCTAGGAAGCATTCTAATGGTCAATTATCCTCATTCTCTTTGAGTAGTGTAAATCAATCCCAGGCTGTTACAACGGAATTTCCGCTAGAATATTTGGCAAGATAAAATTCAGCTTGATCACCATCGACATAATCACCGATATTTTTAAAGACATGACAGCCATTTGAATCAAAATCATTACTATCTGTACCTGCTGTTTTAAAGTAGGTACCTTTAACACCATTAGATATTACTTCATCATCTGGATTATACGGATCTTCTTCAAATAACTGATAATAGCCTGGTTGACTATTAGAGCTGAGACACATTTTAAAATCGCCTCCACCTGATAGAAAGATCTTACTTTGATTGGTAAATTCATCGCTTCCTAGAGAATCCCAATCACCGCTACCATATTGCGGAACAGTATTTGCAAATACAGAAGAAGGGACGAATAACGCAACAATTAAAGACATGACTAACATTTTAATTTTCTTCATAATTACCTCTCTTTTTTAATATTTTTATATTTTGATATTTCTAAAAATTTTAACATATTATACATATCCTTTCATGAGAGGTTATACCTGATTTTTTTCTATTTGTTGTTTTGTAACAAAAGACTTGTTATTTTGGGATTTTGGTTACTTTGACCTCTAAGGCTAATACGAAAAACATCAGAAATATAGGTTATT from Priestia filamentosa encodes the following:
- a CDS encoding SDR family oxidoreductase, coding for MRPSMEDILVNHLKEKIAIITGASRLKGIGAAICRELAETGYHIFFTYWTDYDKEMPWDFELDEPMILKEELGQKGIRVSCMELDLSHPDAPEKLLNRVIKELGHPHILINNAAFSTNTDFSTLTAEELDKHYIVNVRATTLLSIQFAQQFNKNRGGRIVNLTSGQFQGPMPGELAYATTKGAVDALTITLSAELASLGITVNAINPGPTDTGWMTEPIKSQLKPLFPFGRIGEPKDVAKTIKFLVSNEADWITGQIIHSEGGFKR